A region of Maridesulfovibrio sp. DNA encodes the following proteins:
- a CDS encoding ABC transporter permease, translating into MFKYVQSRLLRLIPVLLVITFITFSLMFLASGDPAQKKLIAQGIAPTEEVLKATRESMGLNDPFLVRYGNWLWCFLQGDLGESYAKGLPVSRLMWNAMGKTAMVAVSALALSLIVSIPLGIWTAVKKNTVVDYLVRFFTFLANAIPSFLAALLLIYLFCVFLQWLPVLAKNNFQGLILPTVALAMPTIGKFIKQIRAEVLGELGQNYVTGAQARGVKSGTLLIKDVLHNSMLSILTVIGFAVGHLFAGSVVIEAIFQWPGMGKLVMDAITARDYPVIQGFVVYIAIIYVLINLLTDLAYRYFDPRVTES; encoded by the coding sequence ATGTTTAAATATGTTCAAAGTCGTCTATTAAGGCTGATCCCTGTGCTTTTAGTGATAACGTTCATTACGTTTTCCCTTATGTTCCTTGCTTCAGGTGATCCGGCACAAAAGAAGTTGATAGCCCAAGGAATAGCCCCAACGGAGGAAGTGCTTAAAGCCACTAGGGAGAGCATGGGCTTGAATGATCCTTTTCTTGTACGTTACGGGAACTGGCTGTGGTGTTTTTTGCAAGGGGATCTTGGCGAGTCATACGCAAAAGGGCTGCCGGTCTCCCGGCTAATGTGGAATGCTATGGGTAAAACTGCGATGGTGGCAGTTTCTGCACTGGCACTTTCCCTGATTGTATCCATTCCTCTTGGAATCTGGACTGCAGTCAAAAAAAATACAGTTGTAGATTATCTTGTTCGGTTTTTTACTTTTTTAGCCAACGCCATCCCCTCGTTTTTGGCTGCTCTACTGTTAATTTATCTGTTTTGCGTGTTCCTTCAGTGGCTTCCCGTGCTTGCGAAAAATAATTTTCAAGGGCTTATTCTGCCTACTGTCGCTCTTGCCATGCCGACAATAGGCAAGTTTATCAAGCAGATTCGGGCGGAGGTGCTTGGTGAGTTGGGACAAAATTATGTAACTGGGGCTCAGGCAAGAGGCGTAAAGTCCGGTACTCTTTTAATTAAAGACGTACTGCACAATTCCATGCTTTCCATATTAACGGTTATAGGCTTTGCCGTGGGCCATTTATTTGCCGGTAGCGTTGTTATCGAGGCAATTTTCCAATGGCCCGGAATGGGTAAGCTGGTAATGGATGCTATTACAGCCAGGGACTACCCGGTGATACAAGGATTCGTGGTTTATATTGCGATCATCTATGTACTTATCAACTTGCTGACCGATCTGGCTTATCGCTATTTTGATCCTCGGGTAACCGAAAGCTGA
- a CDS encoding ABC transporter substrate-binding protein, whose product MLISVLICSPIHAEAAQPKVVRIGDLFANTYTSLDPQKGSFGWYTSTLGLSETLFRIDDSYAVVPWLAESASVDGNTWTIKLKDNVFFSDGSKLTADIAVKCIERACKVNERSRMLTGASLAVVDEKTFTISTPKLLPTVLNELCNVYMAMVNLDASKDIENAPVCTGPFKVDEFDPGVSVKLVRNDNYWAGKVNLDGVEGLYIADADTLSLAFQNGEIDAYIGPTTNDLSIFSASPEKYTVVAIPASRLYYYYLSMERLPEKELRAAINMSINPNDVCILLAGLASPTVGAYGTGTAYGNITKHGFDPVEAKKLIEKLGYALDENGYYAKDGKEIELDIAYYAARSIDKIVLLMQEQLRAVGIKAKLSVTEDPDGTYMSTGDFDIGVYCMTANPSADPYYFMERVVGGGKYTSGRYNNARAKKLLGQLYSEPVAAQRAKIAVDIQQQIINDEAMGFLAILNKTTVMRAGVANCSERNPISFYFLNDNTTIND is encoded by the coding sequence TTGCTGATATCCGTTTTGATCTGTTCGCCGATCCACGCGGAAGCTGCTCAGCCTAAAGTTGTTCGCATTGGAGATCTATTCGCTAATACATACACCAGTCTTGATCCTCAGAAGGGGTCGTTTGGTTGGTATACTTCTACGCTGGGTCTTTCCGAAACTCTGTTCCGTATTGATGATAGCTACGCTGTTGTTCCCTGGTTGGCAGAATCAGCTTCTGTTGATGGAAATACCTGGACTATTAAACTAAAAGACAATGTATTTTTTTCAGACGGCAGCAAGCTCACAGCTGATATCGCAGTAAAATGTATAGAGCGTGCATGCAAGGTGAACGAAAGGTCTCGGATGCTTACTGGTGCATCTTTAGCTGTAGTGGATGAGAAAACATTTACCATTTCTACCCCTAAGCTTCTGCCTACAGTGCTTAACGAATTGTGTAACGTCTATATGGCGATGGTAAACCTTGATGCTTCAAAAGATATAGAGAATGCTCCTGTTTGTACTGGGCCATTTAAAGTAGATGAATTTGACCCCGGTGTATCAGTTAAGCTCGTACGTAACGATAATTATTGGGCTGGCAAGGTAAATCTTGATGGAGTTGAGGGATTGTACATTGCTGATGCCGACACTCTTTCTCTGGCCTTTCAGAATGGAGAGATTGATGCCTATATCGGCCCCACAACCAATGATCTCAGCATCTTTTCTGCTTCTCCTGAAAAATACACGGTTGTCGCTATTCCGGCTTCCCGCTTGTATTATTATTATTTGAGCATGGAGCGACTTCCGGAAAAAGAGCTTCGTGCTGCAATCAATATGTCCATTAATCCTAATGATGTGTGCATCCTCCTCGCCGGTTTAGCCAGCCCCACTGTTGGAGCTTATGGTACTGGCACAGCATATGGTAATATTACAAAACACGGTTTTGATCCTGTGGAGGCGAAGAAGCTTATTGAGAAACTCGGCTATGCTCTTGATGAGAATGGCTACTATGCCAAAGATGGCAAGGAAATTGAGTTAGATATTGCTTACTACGCAGCCCGTTCAATTGATAAAATAGTTCTTCTCATGCAGGAACAGTTAAGAGCTGTAGGCATCAAGGCTAAGCTGAGTGTCACTGAGGACCCGGACGGGACCTATATGAGTACTGGGGACTTCGATATCGGCGTATATTGCATGACTGCGAACCCTTCAGCAGATCCATATTATTTTATGGAACGTGTAGTCGGCGGCGGCAAATATACCTCTGGCAGATACAACAATGCCAGAGCCAAGAAGCTTCTGGGGCAGCTCTACTCGGAACCTGTAGCAGCACAACGGGCTAAAATTGCTGTAGATATCCAGCAGCAGATCATAAATGATGAAGCTATGGGCTTTTTGGCAATCCTTAATAAGACTACGGTTATGAGAGCCGGGGTTGCCAACTGTAGTGAAAGGAATCCGATCAGTTTTTATTTTCTGAATGACAACACCACAATAAATGACTGA
- a CDS encoding ABC transporter permease: MKKIHKDFWLRVFLIIALFLIVGSLFATHFAPNDPYATHIMRMRQAPGMEFPMGTDAMGRCVFSRLLYGARTSVFSALSLVFITAAFGACVGILCGYYSGSADRIVMRFIDGIMAFPQMVLAISVAGILGGGMGNAMLAMGFASWTPYARLARSRVISLKNEEFIQAARISGCSDSVIMIKYILPNIFNSLLTFATSQIGTVMLGFAGLSFLGLGVQLPQAEWGSMISESRGMLRTAPWTVMYPAAALVITVMVFNYLGDALRDRIDVKDLGEDRI; this comes from the coding sequence ATGAAAAAAATACATAAAGATTTCTGGTTGAGGGTGTTTCTCATCATAGCCCTTTTTCTGATAGTAGGAAGTTTATTTGCAACACATTTTGCTCCGAATGATCCTTATGCCACGCATATAATGCGTATGCGGCAGGCACCGGGAATGGAATTTCCGATGGGAACGGATGCAATGGGCCGCTGTGTTTTCTCTCGATTGCTATACGGTGCTCGGACGAGTGTTTTTTCGGCTTTGAGCCTAGTTTTTATTACCGCTGCGTTTGGGGCATGTGTCGGCATTCTCTGTGGTTATTACAGTGGCTCGGCGGATAGGATTGTCATGCGTTTTATCGACGGTATTATGGCCTTCCCACAGATGGTTTTAGCTATTTCCGTGGCCGGTATCCTCGGAGGGGGAATGGGCAATGCAATGCTGGCCATGGGATTTGCCAGTTGGACACCATATGCCCGCTTAGCACGAAGTCGAGTCATCTCGCTGAAAAATGAAGAGTTCATTCAGGCCGCCCGAATTTCAGGCTGTAGCGACAGCGTGATTATGATTAAATATATTTTGCCAAATATTTTCAATTCGCTTCTCACCTTTGCAACTTCCCAAATTGGTACAGTCATGCTGGGGTTTGCGGGACTTTCCTTTCTTGGGCTCGGCGTACAGCTTCCTCAAGCTGAGTGGGGTAGTATGATCAGTGAGTCCAGGGGGATGTTGCGTACTGCTCCATGGACGGTCATGTATCCGGCTGCGGCACTTGTTATAACTGTAATGGTATTCAATTATTTAGGTGACGCCTTGCGTGACCGTATAGACGTAAAGGATCTTGGCGAGGACCGTATATGA
- a CDS encoding class I SAM-dependent methyltransferase: MDRLKSKIEKYWNWRSSSYALDIEKSPETEKAWDTTIKTLAKSGQNQDALDIGTGPGQLAFYLAGAGFNVTGVDISSQMIASAQKKAEEMQLGIDFRTGDAEKLDFEDNSFDVIVSRNLIWTLPNPDLALKEWYRVLKPGGRIIVSDGFWSNQTWRRFYEIPINMIKSVFQMKSRISLRFFLHYASMMKHLPLYEGVNKNEVQNLLQHAGFNEVLSWDIGQYFRTNPYEFDMSIRPTFFIVYADK; the protein is encoded by the coding sequence ATGGATAGATTGAAGTCAAAGATCGAAAAATATTGGAACTGGCGTAGTTCAAGTTACGCTTTGGATATTGAGAAATCACCGGAAACGGAGAAGGCTTGGGATACGACCATAAAAACTTTGGCAAAGTCTGGTCAGAATCAAGATGCATTGGATATTGGTACCGGACCTGGACAACTTGCATTCTACCTTGCTGGAGCAGGTTTTAATGTAACCGGGGTAGATATATCTTCCCAAATGATTGCAAGCGCTCAAAAGAAGGCGGAAGAAATGCAACTTGGCATTGATTTTCGTACTGGTGACGCTGAGAAACTGGATTTTGAAGATAATAGTTTTGATGTCATTGTTTCCAGAAACCTTATCTGGACATTGCCAAATCCTGATCTGGCGTTGAAGGAATGGTACAGAGTATTGAAACCCGGTGGTCGAATTATTGTTTCAGATGGCTTCTGGAGTAACCAGACTTGGAGAAGGTTTTATGAAATACCAATAAATATGATAAAGAGTGTATTTCAAATGAAGAGTAGAATATCATTACGTTTTTTTCTTCATTACGCCAGTATGATGAAACATTTGCCTTTATATGAGGGTGTTAATAAAAACGAAGTACAAAATTTATTACAACATGCCGGGTTCAATGAAGTTTTATCTTGGGATATTGGACAGTACTTTAGAACAAACCCCTATGAATTTGATATGAGTATTAGACCAACGTTTTTTATCGTTTATGCAGACAAATAG
- a CDS encoding NIPSNAP family protein: MYFEMRTYTIHPGMLPAYMKLFEDVGLPIIGKYAELVGYWFTEIGELNQVVHLWRYESLDQRTVSRKKLYEDCDWQTKFLPNAMQMLEKQENKIMLAANFSPIK, from the coding sequence ATGTATTTTGAAATGCGAACTTACACAATACACCCTGGCATGCTTCCAGCCTACATGAAACTCTTTGAGGATGTAGGGCTACCCATTATTGGAAAATATGCAGAGCTAGTCGGTTACTGGTTTACAGAGATTGGTGAGTTAAACCAAGTTGTCCATTTGTGGCGGTATGAAAGTTTGGATCAAAGAACTGTTAGCCGTAAAAAACTTTATGAGGATTGCGACTGGCAAACCAAGTTTCTACCCAACGCAATGCAAATGTTGGAAAAACAGGAAAATAAAATCATGCTCGCGGCAAACTTCTCACCAATAAAATAG